In the Kineosporiaceae bacterium genome, one interval contains:
- a CDS encoding AraC family transcriptional regulator — MPPEQVEEFAVHRPSGALAGVAPMICGYRELGLAPGVHRGLPSPYLTLIITLDEPCTVAIHPDPGQPGDSYPALVGGLHVRPALVTHDGAQSGVQVALNPLAARAVLGVPAGELVMRDLHLDQLIGAAAHRLREQLGAAAGWPERFAIVEGFLRDRIAGGAGAGAAAGGSVRREVRGVWSRVIAQRGVVRIDELARAAGWSSRHLGEQFRRELGLSPKTAARVVRFDAARRRLPHTVATGGGVAELACASGYADQAHLTRDFREFAGLAPRAWWAAEFRNLQSGTGSDGAASGHALDVWREDHVDL; from the coding sequence GTGCCACCAGAGCAGGTCGAGGAGTTCGCGGTCCATCGCCCGTCCGGGGCGCTGGCCGGCGTGGCTCCCATGATCTGCGGCTATCGCGAGCTCGGGCTCGCACCGGGGGTGCACCGGGGGCTGCCCTCGCCCTACCTCACCCTGATCATCACGTTGGACGAACCGTGCACCGTCGCGATCCACCCCGATCCCGGGCAACCGGGTGACAGCTACCCCGCGCTGGTCGGCGGGCTGCACGTGCGGCCCGCTCTGGTCACACACGACGGCGCACAGTCCGGCGTCCAGGTGGCGCTGAATCCGCTGGCCGCGCGCGCCGTCCTGGGGGTGCCCGCGGGGGAATTGGTGATGCGCGACCTGCACCTCGACCAGCTGATCGGAGCGGCCGCGCACCGGTTGCGCGAGCAGCTGGGGGCGGCGGCTGGCTGGCCCGAGCGGTTCGCGATCGTCGAAGGGTTCCTGCGCGACCGGATCGCCGGTGGTGCAGGGGCGGGCGCCGCGGCCGGTGGGTCGGTCCGGCGGGAGGTGCGCGGGGTCTGGAGCCGCGTGATCGCGCAGCGTGGTGTGGTGCGGATCGACGAGCTGGCGCGAGCGGCCGGGTGGAGCAGCCGCCATCTGGGCGAGCAGTTCCGGCGTGAACTCGGGTTGTCGCCGAAGACCGCGGCGCGGGTGGTGCGCTTCGATGCCGCCCGGCGGCGGCTGCCGCACACGGTGGCGACCGGTGGTGGCGTCGCCGAGCTGGCCTGTGCGTCGGGATATGCCGATCAGGCGCACCTGACCCGGGACTTCCGGGAGTTCGCCGGGTTGGCGCCGCGGGCCTGGTGGGCGGCCGAGTTCCGAAACCTTCAATCCGGGACCGGGTCGGACGGCGCAGCATCGGGGCATGCCCTCGACGTCTGGAGAGAAGATCATGTCGACCTCTGA
- a CDS encoding sensor histidine kinase, whose translation MADSVRSARASSAPGPTASQLSSTASQPGRLARFFALDDDWVRPAVLGRSDVVVGLVTLLFCGATLELYRSSGGLEETDAAVWLQWLAVTAGALILIGRRRWPLTVASLAAAHLFVVGVSMPPVMGLITSQVVYFMALFSGVAWARSRREMALVIGALITFMFAWLAWQFALGSSLDDARREMGADAGRSFGLVSPIAAIVLITALINVLYFGGAVLAGQITWRGARQQARLAEQAELLAVQGAELRRRAVVSERLRIARELHDVVAHHVSVIGVQAGAARRVLERDPSRLDDARAALGEIETSSREAVGQMRGLLGALRTGADGALEQEQAPRSDQPRDPALSPVETDSRTSSPGVEELAELVTASASASLTTTYTLVESPSAAVEHLPTAVSRSLYRVAQESLANVRRHSTATKVTVVLRVDQVATGGYAELEVTDDGRPRSGTSGSGLGQLGIRERVAMHRGEADIGPRVAGGYRVRVRLPLTAAAS comes from the coding sequence ATGGCCGACTCGGTGAGGTCCGCACGAGCGAGCAGTGCGCCCGGCCCCACTGCGTCGCAGCTCAGCAGCACGGCGTCCCAGCCCGGCCGGCTGGCCCGGTTCTTCGCGCTGGACGACGACTGGGTGCGGCCCGCCGTCCTCGGCCGCAGCGATGTCGTGGTCGGCCTGGTCACTCTGCTGTTCTGCGGTGCCACCCTCGAGCTCTACCGCAGCAGTGGCGGCCTGGAGGAAACGGACGCTGCTGTCTGGCTGCAGTGGCTCGCGGTCACGGCGGGGGCGCTGATCCTGATCGGACGGCGGCGCTGGCCGTTGACCGTGGCCAGCCTCGCCGCGGCTCACCTGTTCGTGGTCGGGGTGAGCATGCCGCCGGTGATGGGCCTGATCACCTCACAGGTGGTCTACTTCATGGCCCTCTTCTCCGGCGTGGCCTGGGCGCGCAGCCGCCGCGAGATGGCGCTGGTGATCGGGGCACTGATCACGTTCATGTTCGCCTGGCTGGCCTGGCAGTTCGCCCTCGGCAGCAGCCTCGATGACGCGCGACGCGAGATGGGCGCGGACGCCGGCCGCAGCTTCGGCCTGGTCTCGCCGATCGCCGCCATCGTGCTGATCACCGCGCTGATCAACGTGCTCTACTTCGGCGGCGCCGTCCTGGCGGGCCAGATCACGTGGCGCGGTGCCCGGCAGCAGGCCCGGCTGGCCGAACAGGCCGAACTGCTCGCCGTCCAGGGTGCCGAGCTGCGCCGGCGCGCCGTGGTGAGCGAGCGGCTGCGGATCGCCCGCGAACTGCACGACGTCGTCGCGCACCACGTGTCCGTGATCGGGGTGCAGGCGGGCGCCGCCCGCCGGGTGCTCGAGCGGGACCCCAGCCGGCTGGACGACGCGCGCGCGGCACTGGGCGAGATCGAGACGTCCTCGCGTGAGGCGGTGGGCCAGATGCGGGGCTTGTTGGGCGCCTTGCGCACCGGAGCGGACGGGGCACTGGAACAGGAGCAGGCTCCCCGTTCGGATCAGCCACGCGACCCTGCTCTGTCGCCCGTCGAGACCGACTCGCGCACCTCCTCTCCGGGCGTCGAGGAGCTGGCCGAGCTGGTGACCGCCTCGGCCTCGGCGAGCCTGACCACGACCTACACCCTGGTGGAATCCCCCTCCGCCGCCGTCGAACACCTGCCCACAGCGGTCTCACGTTCGCTGTACCGCGTGGCCCAGGAATCGCTGGCCAACGTGCGCCGCCACTCCACGGCCACCAAGGTCACCGTGGTGCTGCGGGTCGACCAGGTGGCGACCGGCGGCTACGCCGAACTCGAGGTCACCGACGACGGCCGCCCCCGCAGCGGCACCTCGGGGAGCGGACTGGGCCAGCTCGGCATCCGCGAACGCGTGGCCATGCACCGCGGTGAGGCCGATATCGGTCCCCGGGTCGCCGGCGGGTATCGGGTCCGGGTACGCCTGCCCCTGACCGCGGCGGCATCGTGA
- a CDS encoding fibronectin type III domain-containing protein, with product MMVRRSSSASAGRRFLVTAGAVVATAVAIALPAQTASAAVPLAIEAGPDTTISEGSAFTRTIAITDEVDDLSPGWTYSVDYGDGTLGGEQTTTVPSITLSHVYTNGTAQRTVSVVVMDGSESAMDTVVVTVANVPPTASLTGPAAVNEMTPYVGQVTATDPGTDPLTYFLHWNDGLQVQWFIPIGTGLVQHYYLDDADGPVNSTPHTLTLSVSDGEAITVVTNSVAVNNVAPVMPITGAATTTVGTTYSVTLGSAVDPGPDTRTGGVLRWGDGSTQAAAVGTFTHTYTSAGAKTVSVDVTDEDGTFTAGSLTVNVASAAPSAPSNLTATATSRSAIRLNWTNTTTNQTSVQIERCKGVGCTSFTRVATVSGTAVSYSNTGLSGKTTYTYRIRSVNAAGTSPYSTVVAARTL from the coding sequence ATGATGGTTCGTCGCTCGTCCTCGGCCTCCGCGGGTCGCCGGTTCCTGGTCACCGCCGGTGCGGTGGTCGCCACCGCTGTCGCGATCGCGCTGCCTGCGCAGACGGCGTCCGCCGCCGTGCCGCTGGCCATCGAGGCCGGTCCCGACACCACGATCAGCGAGGGGTCGGCCTTCACCCGGACGATCGCGATCACCGACGAGGTGGACGATCTCTCGCCGGGATGGACCTACTCGGTCGACTACGGTGACGGGACCCTGGGAGGTGAGCAGACCACCACGGTTCCGAGCATCACCCTGAGCCACGTCTACACCAACGGCACGGCCCAACGCACGGTGTCGGTCGTGGTCATGGACGGCTCCGAGTCGGCGATGGACACCGTGGTGGTGACCGTGGCCAACGTGCCGCCGACCGCGAGCCTGACCGGCCCGGCCGCCGTGAACGAGATGACCCCCTACGTGGGGCAGGTCACCGCCACCGATCCGGGCACCGACCCGCTGACGTACTTCCTGCACTGGAACGACGGACTGCAGGTGCAGTGGTTCATCCCGATCGGTACCGGGCTGGTGCAGCACTACTACCTCGACGACGCGGACGGCCCCGTGAACTCCACGCCGCACACCCTCACGTTGTCCGTGAGCGATGGCGAGGCGATCACCGTCGTGACCAACAGCGTGGCGGTCAACAACGTGGCTCCGGTGATGCCGATCACCGGTGCGGCCACGACCACCGTCGGAACGACCTACTCCGTGACCCTCGGCTCGGCCGTCGACCCGGGCCCCGACACGCGCACCGGCGGGGTTCTGCGCTGGGGCGACGGTTCCACCCAGGCCGCGGCGGTCGGGACCTTCACCCACACGTACACCTCAGCAGGCGCCAAGACCGTGTCTGTCGACGTGACCGACGAGGACGGTACCTTCACCGCGGGATCCCTCACCGTGAACGTCGCCAGTGCTGCGCCGAGCGCCCCCTCGAACCTGACGGCCACGGCGACGTCCAGGTCGGCGATCCGGTTGAACTGGACCAACACCACCACCAACCAGACCTCGGTCCAGATCGAGCGCTGCAAGGGCGTCGGCTGCACCAGCTTCACCCGAGTCGCGACCGTGTCGGGCACGGCGGTGAGCTACAGCAACACCGGGCTGAGCGGCAAGACCACCTACACCTATCGGATCCGGTCGGTGAACGCCGCGGGCACCTCGCCGTACTCCACCGTGGTGGCGGCGCGCACGCTCTGA
- a CDS encoding ATP-binding cassette domain-containing protein yields the protein MLQTIDLTRRFGDLTAVDQVSLDVPDGTLTGFVGANGAGKTTTMRLITGVLGSHAGQVLWQGRPITAADRRRFGYMPEERGLYPKQPVLDQLIYLGRLTGLSATAARSRAGALLERFGLADRTRERVEKLSLGNQQRVQIIAAVIASPVALILDEPFSGLDPVAVEQMADIVREHAANGLPVLFSSHQLDLVERLCDRVAIMSRGRLITQGRVEDLRRTTTPRYRLALDVDAGWVRDAPGVSTLDVDGSSALIELDDPEASRHLLREALSRGQIREFSPVVPSLTELYKEVAA from the coding sequence ATGTTGCAGACCATCGATCTCACCCGACGTTTCGGTGACCTGACCGCAGTCGATCAGGTGAGCCTCGACGTCCCGGATGGCACGCTCACCGGCTTCGTCGGTGCCAACGGCGCCGGCAAGACCACCACCATGCGCCTGATCACCGGGGTGCTCGGCAGCCATGCCGGCCAGGTGCTCTGGCAGGGCAGACCGATCACCGCCGCCGACCGGCGCCGGTTCGGCTACATGCCGGAGGAACGCGGTCTCTACCCCAAGCAGCCGGTGCTCGATCAGCTGATCTACCTCGGCCGGCTCACCGGGCTCAGTGCCACCGCGGCCCGCAGCCGCGCCGGCGCCCTGCTGGAGCGTTTCGGCCTGGCCGACCGCACCCGCGAGCGGGTCGAGAAGCTGTCGCTGGGCAACCAGCAGCGGGTGCAGATCATCGCTGCGGTCATCGCCTCGCCGGTCGCGCTGATCCTGGACGAGCCGTTCTCGGGCCTGGACCCGGTGGCCGTCGAACAGATGGCCGACATCGTGCGCGAGCACGCGGCGAACGGGCTGCCGGTGCTGTTCTCGTCCCACCAGCTCGACCTGGTGGAGCGGCTGTGCGACCGGGTGGCCATCATGTCCCGGGGGCGCCTGATCACCCAGGGTCGCGTCGAGGATCTGCGCCGCACCACCACGCCGCGGTATCGCCTGGCTCTCGACGTCGACGCCGGCTGGGTGCGTGACGCCCCCGGGGTGAGCACCCTGGACGTCGACGGCAGCAGTGCCCTGATCGAGCTGGACGACCCCGAGGCGAGCCGACACCTGTTGCGCGAGGCCCTGAGCCGGGGGCAGATTCGCGAGTTCTCCCCCGTGGTCCCGTCGCTGACCGAGCTCTACAAGGAGGTGGCGGCATGA
- a CDS encoding ABC transporter permease: protein MTITAAEHVEPRHTWRLVAVREVMVKLTDKTFVFSTLGTVALITALTVAQGLLAARTETFTVVSTPSATAMLDAVRAGAHDLDDKVVVQPEAVPDDEAARAAVLAGTADAWLARTGDTWALTTKSDTEDALESVVRQVVRTQALQRNAASADVSVAELERGSTVTTTLLEGDAQRAGLGRVVGAAFAFLFYMASLIFGITLASSVLEEKQSRIVEIIATAIPLRQLLAGKVVGNTAIAVGQLVIYLAVGMIGLSFTEYSSLVPTLTSAAAWFVLFFLAGFVMLACLWAVAGSLASRQEDLQSTSGPVTITVMAVTFGSLFFEGRWQEIASFVPPFSAVVMPIRLVQQDVPWWQVGLALAGLLVVAAGTIRLGERIYRRSLLQTGSRVSLRQAWRADI, encoded by the coding sequence ATGACCATCACGGCCGCCGAACACGTCGAACCACGCCACACCTGGCGCTTGGTCGCCGTCCGCGAGGTCATGGTCAAACTCACCGACAAGACCTTCGTGTTCAGCACACTGGGCACGGTGGCCCTGATCACGGCCCTCACCGTCGCCCAGGGTCTGCTGGCCGCGCGCACCGAGACCTTCACGGTGGTGTCCACCCCCTCGGCGACAGCCATGCTGGATGCCGTGCGCGCCGGCGCCCACGATCTGGACGACAAGGTCGTCGTCCAGCCCGAGGCGGTGCCGGACGACGAGGCAGCCCGCGCCGCGGTCCTGGCCGGGACGGCGGATGCCTGGTTGGCCCGTACCGGGGACACCTGGGCACTGACCACCAAGTCGGACACCGAGGATGCTCTGGAGTCCGTGGTGCGCCAGGTGGTCCGAACCCAGGCGCTGCAACGCAACGCCGCGAGCGCCGACGTCTCGGTGGCCGAGCTGGAACGCGGCTCGACCGTGACCACCACCCTGCTCGAGGGCGACGCCCAGCGGGCCGGACTGGGCAGGGTGGTGGGCGCCGCCTTCGCCTTCCTCTTCTACATGGCCTCGCTCATCTTCGGCATCACGCTGGCCTCGAGCGTGCTGGAGGAGAAGCAGTCGCGGATCGTCGAGATCATCGCCACCGCGATCCCGTTGCGCCAACTGTTGGCCGGCAAGGTGGTCGGCAACACCGCGATCGCGGTCGGGCAGCTGGTGATCTACCTGGCAGTCGGCATGATCGGACTGAGCTTCACCGAGTACAGCTCGCTGGTGCCGACCCTGACCAGCGCTGCCGCCTGGTTCGTGCTGTTCTTCCTGGCCGGGTTCGTCATGCTGGCCTGTCTGTGGGCGGTCGCCGGGTCATTGGCGAGCCGGCAGGAGGACCTGCAGTCGACGTCCGGCCCGGTGACCATCACCGTCATGGCGGTGACCTTCGGCTCGCTGTTCTTCGAGGGTCGCTGGCAGGAGATCGCCTCGTTCGTGCCGCCGTTCTCGGCGGTGGTGATGCCGATCCGTCTGGTGCAGCAGGACGTGCCGTGGTGGCAGGTGGGGCTCGCCCTCGCAGGGCTGCTGGTGGTGGCCGCCGGAACCATCCGACTCGGTGAGCGGATCTACCGGCGTTCGCTGCTGCAGACCGGCAGCCGGGTGAGCCTGCGCCAGGCCTGGCGCGCCGACATCTGA
- a CDS encoding VOC family protein gives MSTSDAGSAPVASLVPPPTVWPTFRARDARAMIAFLVQAFGFLEVASYGEGDRVDHAQLAWPPGGGVMLGSERDDGQPVTGPGQFSCYVVCDDPDALHRRATAAGAEVVAELTDTDHGSRDVGFADPEGNHWYFGTYRGEPRPAPH, from the coding sequence ATGTCGACCTCTGATGCCGGCTCCGCCCCGGTGGCGAGCCTCGTGCCGCCGCCCACGGTGTGGCCGACCTTCCGAGCCCGGGACGCCCGGGCGATGATCGCCTTCCTGGTGCAGGCGTTCGGCTTCCTCGAGGTCGCGAGCTACGGGGAGGGTGATCGAGTCGATCACGCTCAGCTCGCCTGGCCGCCGGGTGGCGGGGTGATGCTGGGGTCGGAACGTGACGACGGCCAGCCGGTCACCGGGCCGGGGCAGTTCAGCTGCTACGTGGTCTGCGACGACCCCGATGCGCTCCACCGGCGCGCCACGGCCGCCGGGGCCGAGGTGGTGGCCGAGCTGACCGACACCGACCACGGCTCGCGGGACGTGGGGTTCGCCGACCCCGAGGGCAACCACTGGTACTTCGGGACCTACCGTGGCGAGCCGCGTCCGGCGCCGCACTGA
- a CDS encoding response regulator transcription factor, which yields MRAGFALMLSTEDDLEVVGEAADGAAALQQARSLRPDVTLMDVQMPVMDGIEATRRIVAEHLGRVVILTTFDRDDYLFDALRAGASGFLLKNAEPEDVIDAVRAAAHGQALLAPEVTLRVIEQMTRQPNPTGRSPSTSSGPTNSGPTSSAPAQRAVIPHPEIDRLTEREHEVFLLLGGGLSNAEIAARLYLGEATIKTHVSNVLAKLGVRDRIRAVVVAHEAGLLPAAE from the coding sequence ATGCGGGCCGGGTTCGCCCTGATGCTCTCGACCGAGGACGACCTCGAGGTCGTGGGCGAGGCCGCCGACGGGGCGGCCGCCCTGCAGCAGGCCCGCAGCCTGCGGCCCGACGTGACGCTGATGGACGTGCAGATGCCGGTCATGGACGGCATCGAGGCCACCCGCCGGATCGTCGCCGAACACCTGGGCCGGGTCGTCATCCTGACCACCTTCGATCGTGACGACTACCTGTTCGACGCGTTGCGGGCCGGCGCCAGCGGCTTCCTGCTGAAGAACGCCGAGCCCGAGGACGTGATCGACGCCGTCCGGGCAGCGGCCCACGGCCAGGCGTTGCTCGCCCCGGAGGTGACGCTGCGGGTCATCGAGCAGATGACCCGCCAGCCGAACCCCACCGGCAGGTCACCCTCGACCAGCTCAGGCCCGACCAACTCAGGCCCGACCAGCTCGGCCCCGGCGCAGCGGGCGGTGATCCCGCACCCCGAGATCGACCGACTCACCGAGCGCGAGCACGAGGTCTTCCTGTTGCTGGGTGGCGGGCTGTCCAACGCCGAGATCGCCGCCCGGCTCTACCTCGGCGAGGCCACGATCAAGACCCACGTCTCCAACGTGCTGGCCAAACTCGGTGTGCGCGATCGGATCCGGGCGGTCGTGGTGGCCCACGAGGCCGGCCTCCTCCCCGCGGCGGAGTAG
- a CDS encoding methionine synthase, with protein MLNVPGRASGIGSWPGEDVPDAGRITFGELVEPHVPYLPELPGRGPGADLIGRGAVFLVDLPVDLQPSGWRLVDHPGRDLARAQSFLRRDLDALAELADGYAGPLKVAVCGPWTLAASLLLPRLERAVVDAGACRDLIASLAEGVYRHVAEVRRLVPGAQVVVQLDEPSLPAVAAGRLPTSSGFGRLRAVAGPVVIEGVSAVLDAAQRAGASERIVHCCDRAVPVAALAKAGATGLSVDVAAIGRAGWEALAAPIENGMGLWAGVVPTTGALPATGEAVDAVWRPWRELGLDVALLRGVILTPACGLAGAASPVDARARLTRVREAAGALAERAE; from the coding sequence CTGCTGAACGTGCCCGGTCGAGCCAGCGGCATCGGGAGTTGGCCCGGCGAGGACGTGCCCGATGCCGGACGCATCACGTTCGGCGAACTGGTCGAGCCCCACGTGCCCTACCTGCCCGAGCTGCCCGGGCGCGGCCCCGGAGCGGACCTGATCGGACGCGGCGCGGTGTTCCTGGTGGACCTGCCGGTCGACCTGCAGCCCTCGGGCTGGCGTCTGGTCGATCACCCCGGGCGCGATCTGGCTCGGGCGCAGTCGTTCCTGCGCCGCGACCTCGACGCGCTGGCCGAGCTCGCCGACGGGTATGCCGGCCCGCTCAAGGTGGCCGTCTGTGGCCCCTGGACACTGGCCGCCTCGTTGCTGCTGCCCCGGCTCGAACGCGCTGTGGTCGATGCCGGGGCGTGCCGCGACCTGATCGCCTCGCTGGCCGAGGGGGTGTATCGCCACGTCGCCGAGGTGCGCCGGTTGGTGCCGGGCGCTCAGGTGGTGGTGCAGCTCGACGAACCGTCGCTGCCCGCCGTCGCGGCGGGGCGCCTGCCCACCTCCAGTGGCTTCGGGCGGCTTCGTGCAGTCGCGGGACCCGTTGTCATCGAAGGGGTTTCGGCCGTTCTGGACGCCGCGCAGCGGGCCGGGGCGAGCGAGCGGATCGTGCACTGCTGCGACAGGGCCGTCCCGGTCGCGGCCCTGGCGAAAGCCGGCGCGACGGGGCTGTCGGTGGACGTCGCCGCCATCGGGCGCGCCGGCTGGGAGGCACTCGCCGCGCCGATCGAGAACGGGATGGGTTTGTGGGCCGGGGTGGTGCCCACCACCGGTGCGCTCCCGGCGACCGGTGAGGCGGTGGACGCCGTGTGGCGGCCCTGGCGCGAACTCGGGCTGGATGTCGCCCTGCTGCGGGGCGTCATCCTGACGCCGGCCTGTGGGCTGGCGGGGGCGGCGTCCCCGGTCGATGCCCGCGCCCGGCTCACCCGGGTACGCGAGGCCGCCGGCGCGTTGGCCGAACGGGCCGAATGA
- a CDS encoding DUF2975 domain-containing protein → MKTPQSTSTPKDRLTFDRWDRLGLAALLALVALAAIARSVVQPLAAWARGQELTVPYVSSITVPPLDAVGTRYGEGRYDLRLDDPTTTQRLIDLAPGLLLLVLILTACWLVFRLMRDIGRGEPFAPRNVARLRLLAAVLALGVPVEFVARGMSTMAMLSNADLGSLNPAGQVELPWLSVLAGMCLALLAEAFKAGSRLRDDVEGLV, encoded by the coding sequence GTGAAGACTCCCCAGTCGACCTCGACGCCCAAAGACCGGCTCACCTTCGACCGCTGGGACCGGCTCGGGCTCGCGGCGCTCCTCGCTCTGGTCGCCCTCGCCGCGATCGCCCGCAGCGTGGTCCAGCCCCTGGCGGCTTGGGCTCGGGGCCAGGAGCTGACCGTGCCCTACGTCAGCTCGATCACCGTGCCGCCCCTGGACGCCGTCGGCACCCGGTATGGCGAGGGGCGCTACGACCTGCGCCTCGACGACCCCACCACGACCCAGCGGCTGATCGACCTGGCGCCGGGACTGCTGCTGCTCGTCCTGATCCTCACCGCCTGCTGGCTGGTGTTCCGCCTGATGCGTGACATCGGTCGCGGCGAACCGTTCGCGCCGCGGAACGTGGCCCGATTGCGCCTGCTGGCCGCCGTGCTGGCCCTCGGTGTCCCGGTCGAGTTCGTGGCCCGGGGCATGTCCACCATGGCGATGCTGAGCAATGCCGATCTGGGCTCGCTGAACCCGGCAGGACAGGTCGAACTGCCCTGGCTGTCGGTGCTGGCCGGCATGTGCCTTGCCCTGCTCGCCGAGGCGTTCAAGGCCGGCTCCCGGTTGCGCGACGACGTCGAGGGGCTCGTCTGA
- a CDS encoding DUF559 domain-containing protein, producing the protein MHARRDLPDAALSLARCQAGVLSRAQLVGLGLPRASVERLSVGWARLARGIYLVGADVGQRPWPALVWAGLLLGGHGARAAGLTAAALDGLAGPEEDLTGRRTGASQPVHILVPGRHIGPHEGFVFTRERPELRLPSAAREPARTRIEDTTLDLCAAGDEESVLTWLTRACQRRLTTPERLRRRAQARPTLRHRPLVLDILQDVASGATSHLEYRALHDVFRPHGLPEVEMQHRIGHRVADAVILRYRVVIEFDGRVGHVAEGAFRDLRRDNAHLLEGWVTLRFGWADVTGDPCGVARQIAQLLSALGWPEVMTRCPRCPPEWAVR; encoded by the coding sequence GTGCACGCCCGTCGCGATCTTCCTGATGCCGCCCTGAGCCTGGCCCGCTGCCAGGCAGGCGTGCTCTCGCGGGCTCAGCTGGTGGGCCTGGGTCTGCCGAGGGCGTCGGTCGAGCGGCTCTCGGTCGGCTGGGCTCGGTTGGCACGCGGTATCTACCTGGTCGGCGCCGATGTCGGGCAACGACCCTGGCCGGCGCTGGTCTGGGCAGGCCTGCTCCTGGGTGGCCACGGCGCGCGGGCCGCCGGTTTGACCGCGGCCGCCCTCGATGGACTGGCCGGGCCCGAGGAGGACCTCACCGGGCGCCGTACGGGAGCATCCCAACCGGTGCACATCCTCGTGCCGGGCCGCCACATCGGGCCGCACGAGGGTTTCGTGTTCACGCGAGAGCGTCCTGAGCTGCGCCTGCCCTCCGCCGCCCGCGAGCCGGCTCGGACGCGGATCGAGGACACCACCCTCGACCTGTGCGCCGCCGGCGACGAAGAGAGCGTGCTCACCTGGCTGACCCGTGCCTGTCAGCGCCGGCTGACCACGCCCGAGCGGTTGCGCCGGCGCGCGCAGGCTCGGCCCACACTGCGTCACAGGCCGTTGGTGCTGGACATCCTGCAGGACGTGGCCTCGGGGGCCACCAGCCACCTGGAGTACCGCGCACTGCACGACGTGTTCAGGCCTCACGGACTGCCCGAGGTCGAGATGCAGCATCGGATCGGGCACCGGGTCGCCGACGCCGTGATCCTTCGCTATCGGGTCGTGATCGAGTTCGACGGCCGCGTGGGTCACGTGGCCGAGGGGGCGTTTCGGGACCTACGTCGGGACAATGCACACCTGCTCGAGGGATGGGTGACCCTGCGTTTCGGCTGGGCTGACGTGACCGGCGACCCGTGCGGGGTGGCTCGTCAGATCGCCCAGCTGTTGTCGGCCCTGGGCTGGCCCGAGGTGATGACGCGATGCCCTCGCTGCCCGCCGGAATGGGCTGTGCGCTGA
- the rocF gene encoding arginase, giving the protein MTAPTAATTVSLIGVPTDIGAGARGASMGPEAMRVAGLVDALARHDLVIDDRGNLSGPANPWLPPVNGYRHLDEVVAWNEAVHEAVHTALTDGTLPIMLGGDHCLAIGSISAVARHCREQGKRLRVVWLDAHADFNTHELTPSGNIHGMPVACLCGIGPERLTGIGGRTPAIDAEWVRQIGIRSVDDGERKLVHQAGLDVFDMRFIDEHTMRRTMDMALRGLDEGTHLHVSFDVDFLDPEIAPGVGTTVRGGPTYREAQLCMEMIADTGLLASLDVTELNPSYDVHNATAKVAVDLIESLFGKSTLMRKNGR; this is encoded by the coding sequence ATGACTGCTCCGACGGCGGCCACCACCGTCTCGCTCATCGGCGTCCCCACCGACATCGGCGCCGGCGCCCGCGGCGCCTCGATGGGGCCGGAGGCGATGCGCGTCGCCGGCCTCGTCGACGCGCTGGCCCGGCACGATCTGGTGATCGACGATCGCGGCAACCTGTCCGGGCCGGCCAACCCCTGGCTGCCCCCGGTGAACGGTTACCGCCACCTCGACGAGGTGGTGGCCTGGAACGAGGCGGTCCACGAGGCGGTCCACACCGCCCTGACCGACGGCACCCTGCCGATCATGCTGGGCGGCGACCACTGCCTGGCGATCGGCTCGATCAGCGCGGTGGCCCGGCACTGCCGTGAGCAGGGCAAGCGGCTGCGCGTGGTCTGGCTCGACGCCCACGCGGACTTCAACACCCACGAACTGACCCCGAGCGGCAACATCCACGGCATGCCGGTGGCCTGCCTGTGCGGCATCGGCCCCGAACGACTGACCGGCATCGGCGGGCGCACCCCCGCGATCGATGCCGAGTGGGTGCGCCAGATCGGCATCCGCAGCGTGGACGACGGCGAGCGCAAGCTGGTGCATCAGGCCGGGCTGGACGTGTTCGACATGCGTTTCATCGACGAACACACCATGCGCCGCACCATGGACATGGCGCTACGCGGCCTGGACGAGGGCACTCACCTGCACGTCAGCTTCGACGTCGACTTCCTCGACCCCGAGATCGCCCCGGGCGTCGGGACGACGGTGCGCGGCGGGCCGACCTACCGCGAGGCCCAGCTGTGCATGGAGATGATCGCCGACACCGGTCTGCTGGCGAGCCTGGACGTCACCGAGCTCAACCCGAGCTACGACGTCCACAACGCCACCGCGAAGGTAGCCGTCGACCTGATCGAGTCGCTGTTCGGCAAGTCGACCCTGATGCGCAAGAACGGCCGCTGA
- a CDS encoding helix-turn-helix transcriptional regulator: MPVEEPHRVRCRLDHLLDERGMTLAALAEAVGVSVVNLSILKNNRAKAVRFSTLTAICEALDCRIGDLFELAEVPTPR, translated from the coding sequence ATGCCGGTCGAGGAGCCCCACCGGGTGCGCTGCCGCCTCGACCACCTGCTCGACGAGCGCGGCATGACGCTCGCAGCGCTCGCCGAGGCCGTGGGGGTCAGCGTGGTCAACCTGTCGATCCTGAAGAACAACCGTGCCAAGGCGGTCCGGTTCAGCACCCTGACCGCCATCTGCGAGGCGCTCGATTGCCGGATCGGCGACCTGTTCGAGCTCGCCGAGGTTCCCACGCCCCGATGA